The following are encoded in a window of Aerococcus sanguinicola genomic DNA:
- a CDS encoding ECF transporter S component, protein MKTKLPLIAVLTALTTALSILVVIPIPATSGIFTLCDAGIYASALLLGPVAGGIVGAASGALIDLISGYPQWIIFSFIIHGLQGYIAGYLAKKKLPGGNWTALILASIWMMVGYAIGTGILYNWAAAIPSIPGNSLQNIFGILVAIPLNRSIRRLRLPALQAFIED, encoded by the coding sequence ATGAAAACTAAGCTTCCCTTAATCGCCGTTCTGACGGCACTCACCACTGCCCTATCGATCCTAGTCGTTATCCCTATTCCAGCCACTAGCGGGATCTTTACCCTCTGTGATGCAGGCATCTATGCCTCTGCCCTCCTGCTTGGCCCAGTAGCTGGCGGCATCGTGGGTGCAGCCAGCGGGGCCCTTATCGACCTCATCTCCGGCTATCCCCAGTGGATTATCTTTTCCTTTATCATCCACGGCCTCCAAGGTTATATTGCCGGCTACTTAGCTAAGAAAAAATTACCCGGTGGCAACTGGACAGCGCTCATCCTAGCTAGTATCTGGATGATGGTCGGCTATGCCATTGGGACAGGGATCCTCTATAACTGGGCCGCAGCCATCCCATCCATTCCTGGCAACTCCCTGCAAAATATCTTCGGTATCCTCGTAGCTATCCCCCTCAACCGCAGCATCCGTCGCCTTCGCCTACCTGCCCTCCAAGCTTTTATAGAAGACTAA
- a CDS encoding FAD/NAD(P)-binding protein, producing MEKIAIIGLGISGSACLAAYQHLAQSHDFDLVVFDREPYLGRGIPFTESYEGALMNTRNAGLTYDQAYPGDFETWLKVKDPDRDWPEYSSRYLFGSYLRDRVETLLEKLQAQLVKEYVAKVNFDQEAETWCLETESGQVYTGFDRIHLCCGDLGTSDFYRLEGTPRYLNQAYPLEADRYQMDEEGLRRVAVIGTSLSAIDVIKYLADICQPNQILAFSRGNQFPIVSGKEAEDLAWAYLSEENFQAAQEAEEGLTYQQVDQWIQAECQNIGLDWAECQEVSLSQGIEGIRRALDWTSQGALLEALATRVTRLLFHYWQYLSLSDRQQFADKYDKVFSLAKGKMPLDSAQRLLDLADEGCLSSCSGVEEIVYDKQTGLYYLLDQEGMIIEEVDYIVNATGINLDLRQALPQDSLLYNLRDKGWLNPDPAQGVSLDVNRYQLISPRFGRLDHVHPHGLLIAPSVYHNNSTTTIQRYAQDVINWHYCGQDYRQSGLWP from the coding sequence ATGGAAAAAATTGCGATTATCGGTTTAGGGATTTCTGGCTCGGCTTGTTTGGCAGCCTACCAGCACTTGGCTCAGTCCCATGACTTTGACTTAGTTGTTTTTGACCGTGAGCCTTATTTGGGACGGGGGATCCCCTTCACGGAGTCTTATGAAGGGGCCCTGATGAATACACGAAATGCCGGTCTGACCTATGACCAAGCTTATCCCGGTGATTTTGAAACTTGGCTTAAGGTCAAGGATCCCGACCGCGACTGGCCTGAATATAGCTCCCGCTATCTCTTTGGCAGCTATTTAAGAGACCGGGTGGAGACGCTCTTGGAGAAGCTCCAGGCCCAGCTGGTGAAGGAGTATGTGGCTAAAGTCAACTTCGACCAAGAGGCGGAGACTTGGTGTCTTGAGACCGAATCCGGCCAGGTCTATACGGGCTTCGACCGCATCCATCTTTGCTGTGGGGACTTGGGGACTAGTGACTTCTATCGATTGGAAGGAACGCCCCGCTATCTCAACCAAGCCTATCCCCTAGAGGCTGACCGTTATCAGATGGATGAGGAAGGCTTGCGACGGGTGGCTGTGATTGGGACGAGCTTGTCCGCTATCGATGTGATTAAATATTTGGCCGACATTTGCCAGCCCAATCAAATTTTGGCCTTCTCCCGGGGCAATCAATTTCCGATTGTGAGCGGTAAGGAGGCCGAAGACCTGGCCTGGGCTTATCTCAGTGAGGAGAATTTTCAAGCAGCCCAGGAAGCGGAAGAGGGGTTGACCTACCAGCAGGTCGACCAGTGGATCCAGGCAGAATGCCAGAACATAGGCCTAGATTGGGCAGAATGCCAGGAAGTGAGTCTCAGCCAAGGCATTGAAGGGATCCGACGTGCTCTGGATTGGACCAGCCAAGGAGCGCTTTTGGAGGCCTTGGCCACCCGGGTGACCCGTCTCCTCTTCCATTACTGGCAGTATCTGAGCCTAAGCGACCGTCAGCAATTCGCGGACAAGTACGACAAGGTCTTTTCCCTGGCCAAGGGTAAGATGCCCCTGGATTCAGCTCAGCGCTTGTTAGACCTAGCCGATGAAGGCTGCCTCAGCTCCTGTTCGGGTGTTGAAGAAATTGTTTATGATAAGCAGACTGGGCTCTACTACCTGCTCGACCAGGAGGGCATGATTATTGAAGAAGTGGACTATATTGTCAATGCGACAGGGATCAATCTCGATTTAAGGCAAGCTTTACCCCAAGATAGCCTCCTCTATAACCTGCGTGACAAGGGCTGGTTGAATCCTGATCCAGCCCAGGGAGTTAGCCTAGATGTCAACCGCTACCAGCTAATTTCGCCGCGCTTTGGCCGCTTAGACCATGTCCATCCCCACGGCCTCTTAATTGCTCCCTCGGTCTACCACAATAATTCAACGACCACCATCCAACGCTATGCCCAGGATGTGATCAACTGGCACTATTGCGGCCAAGACTACCGACAATCAGGACTCTGGCCTTAG
- a CDS encoding metal-sulfur cluster assembly factor: protein MSEENFTDLSKFEDLKLMDEALYEECIQALEQVIDPELGIDIVNLGLIYDLLYDGEGHLLIKMTLTTMGCPLQDVLMESAAIALDDVDAIKEMKIDLVWVPAWTTKRLSRYARIALGIR, encoded by the coding sequence ATGAGTGAAGAAAATTTTACCGACCTTTCCAAATTTGAAGACTTGAAACTTATGGACGAAGCCCTCTATGAGGAGTGCATCCAGGCCTTAGAGCAAGTCATTGACCCAGAACTTGGCATTGATATTGTTAACCTGGGTCTGATTTATGACTTGCTCTATGACGGGGAGGGCCATCTCCTGATTAAGATGACCCTAACCACTATGGGCTGTCCTCTCCAGGATGTGCTCATGGAATCGGCAGCCATTGCCCTGGATGATGTCGATGCGATTAAAGAAATGAAGATTGACTTGGTTTGGGTGCCTGCTTGGACAACCAAACGTCTTTCGCGTTACGCCCGCATCGCTTTAGGGATCCGCTAA
- a CDS encoding LCP family protein: protein MPQRDHYRRHKRRIWPWILAGLALLVLIVLGGAYFGAKQVADDLYAPTQGRDQAKESAERNPKLGEDPISVLLVGMDSGNGRTTGEQNTDALILLTLNPKTGSAKMLSIPRDTYSEQVGTKINAAYGQGGIEATIGAVQELLNVPVDYYALVNMTGLVNIVDSLGGIQVDNPLSFSNMGYSFPQGRITLHDGQEAMAYIRMRYEDPEGDFGRARREQVVLRGILDSLRSVQSLTHLKDLSDIVRQNVRTDLQLSDMMVLAKDYRNTADAIEQGVLKGTDDMSTGTYLSIVSEEDRQEASNRLRQHLELPKASLSD, encoded by the coding sequence ATGCCTCAACGTGACCACTACCGACGACACAAGAGGAGAATATGGCCTTGGATCCTGGCCGGTCTTGCCCTCTTGGTCCTAATTGTTCTAGGGGGGGCTTACTTTGGTGCTAAGCAGGTAGCAGACGACCTCTATGCGCCAACTCAGGGGAGAGACCAGGCCAAAGAATCTGCTGAACGCAATCCGAAATTAGGAGAAGATCCCATCTCTGTCCTCTTGGTAGGTATGGACTCAGGCAATGGCCGGACTACTGGAGAACAGAATACGGATGCCCTCATCCTGCTGACTCTCAATCCCAAGACAGGGTCCGCTAAAATGCTGAGTATTCCCCGGGATACCTACAGCGAACAAGTTGGCACGAAGATCAATGCAGCCTACGGACAAGGGGGGATTGAGGCGACCATTGGAGCTGTCCAAGAGCTCTTGAATGTTCCTGTTGATTACTATGCCTTGGTCAATATGACAGGCCTAGTGAATATTGTGGATAGCCTAGGTGGCATCCAGGTCGATAACCCGCTCAGCTTCAGCAACATGGGCTATAGCTTCCCCCAAGGTCGTATTACCCTCCACGATGGTCAGGAAGCCATGGCCTATATCCGCATGCGCTACGAAGATCCGGAAGGGGACTTTGGCCGGGCCCGGCGTGAACAAGTGGTTCTCAGAGGAATCCTAGATTCTCTGCGTTCCGTTCAAAGCCTGACCCACCTCAAAGACCTATCGGATATCGTCCGTCAAAACGTCCGCACAGACCTCCAGCTGTCCGATATGATGGTCCTGGCCAAGGACTACCGCAATACGGCTGATGCCATTGAGCAGGGGGTCCTCAAGGGGACGGACGATATGTCAACAGGAACTTATCTGAGCATTGTCTCAGAAGAAGACCGCCAAGAGGCTTCCAACCGTCTGCGCCAACACCTGGAACTGCCTAAAGCATCTCTAAGTGACTAA
- a CDS encoding methionine ABC transporter ATP-binding protein, protein MIDLQNVDVTFDTASGKVHAVRDVSLSIAKGEIFGVIGYSGAGKSTLVRTINMLQAPTSGTVRVSDYEMTALNNSDLRKARKNIGMIFQHFNLMNARTIAGNVAFPLQDSGLSKEEIREKVDRLLELVNLSDRRDAYPSQLSGGQKQRVAIARALANDPDVLLCDEATSALDPKTTRSILQLLKTVNEQLGVTIVIITHEMSVIKEICDRVAVMQDGYVMEEGSIFDIFSNPQTELTRNFIESASPTEKGIASVLANSQLVDVNSSDRIIRIDFAGADTGDPLVARLARDFGVLPSILYANIEVLQGIPTGTMLVSISGDDQAMADAVKFIDDNGVKWREYQVEGNGGVE, encoded by the coding sequence ATGATTGATTTACAAAATGTCGATGTCACCTTTGATACAGCAAGTGGTAAAGTCCATGCCGTTCGAGATGTGAGCTTGTCGATTGCTAAGGGTGAAATCTTTGGTGTGATTGGTTATTCTGGGGCCGGGAAGTCGACCTTAGTCCGTACCATTAACATGCTCCAAGCTCCAACTAGTGGGACGGTGCGGGTGAGTGACTATGAAATGACCGCACTCAACAATAGTGACTTAAGAAAGGCCCGCAAAAATATCGGGATGATCTTCCAACACTTCAACCTGATGAATGCGCGGACGATTGCCGGTAATGTGGCCTTCCCCCTCCAGGATTCAGGCTTATCCAAGGAAGAAATTCGTGAAAAAGTAGACCGGCTCTTAGAACTGGTTAATTTATCGGATCGTCGGGATGCTTATCCTTCCCAATTATCTGGGGGACAAAAGCAGCGGGTAGCGATTGCTCGGGCCCTAGCCAATGACCCTGACGTTCTCCTCTGTGACGAGGCAACGTCAGCCTTGGACCCTAAGACAACCCGGTCGATTTTGCAATTGTTAAAGACTGTCAATGAACAGCTCGGAGTCACCATTGTCATTATTACCCACGAGATGAGCGTGATTAAAGAAATTTGTGACCGGGTAGCGGTCATGCAGGATGGTTATGTGATGGAAGAAGGGTCAATCTTTGATATCTTCTCCAATCCACAGACTGAATTAACTAGAAACTTTATTGAGTCAGCGAGTCCGACTGAGAAGGGAATTGCTTCCGTCCTAGCTAATTCCCAGTTGGTCGATGTGAACTCTTCTGATCGAATTATCCGCATTGACTTTGCGGGTGCGGATACAGGAGACCCTCTGGTAGCCCGGCTAGCACGCGATTTCGGCGTTCTTCCAAGTATTCTTTATGCGAATATTGAAGTGCTCCAAGGCATTCCGACAGGGACCATGTTGGTATCGATTAGTGGGGATGACCAAGCCATGGCTGATGCCGTTAAGTTTATTGACGACAATGGCGTTAAATGGCGGGAATATCAAGTTGAAGGAAATGGTGGTGTTGAATAA
- the brnQ gene encoding branched-chain amino acid transport system II carrier protein gives MKNQHQTLSWRQSTVIGSMLFGLFFGAGNLIFPVQMGQEAGANLWPAALGFVVTAVGLPLLSVVAIGVSGSKGLNDMSERVLPKYGHIFTALLYFVLGPLLSIPRTATVSYEIGFSQFTQHPLLLFAYSIFFFICVAYFSLKPSGIMTWVGKWMNPVFLIFLALILAGVLLTGDSFSFTAFPVAPKYQEAPFLQGFLNGYNTMDVIAGLIFGILVVRSIHQVGVTEDRDVAMGTIKSGALSMGLMAVIYFLLTMLGARSLEDIGLAQNGGEALIQIVSTKFGVFAGILLFVVMFVACLKTAIGLIVSCAETFAEIYPNVLDQEKWTYVFIGISFVIANAGLNAILAWAVPFLAFMYPLSIVIALLHLVPAWTKRPVIMRWTLGFTLVPACFDLQHALPTGSIPALDHFATAVFPFYSYGFAWVLPAILGLFIGLVHSYVIRKD, from the coding sequence TTGAAGAATCAACACCAGACTTTGAGTTGGCGTCAGTCAACCGTCATCGGGTCTATGTTATTTGGTTTATTTTTTGGGGCCGGGAATCTGATTTTTCCCGTTCAAATGGGGCAGGAAGCTGGAGCTAATCTCTGGCCGGCTGCTCTCGGTTTTGTGGTAACAGCGGTGGGTTTGCCCCTCCTATCTGTGGTAGCTATTGGAGTATCCGGATCTAAGGGACTCAATGATATGTCGGAGCGGGTCCTTCCCAAGTACGGGCATATCTTTACGGCACTCTTGTACTTTGTCCTTGGGCCGCTCTTATCGATTCCCAGGACAGCGACGGTGTCTTATGAAATTGGCTTTAGTCAGTTTACCCAACATCCGCTCTTACTCTTTGCTTATTCGATTTTCTTTTTTATTTGTGTGGCTTATTTTTCTCTCAAGCCATCAGGGATTATGACCTGGGTGGGCAAGTGGATGAACCCGGTCTTTCTCATTTTTCTAGCCTTGATTTTAGCGGGCGTCCTATTGACTGGGGATAGTTTTTCCTTTACCGCTTTTCCGGTTGCTCCTAAGTACCAGGAGGCGCCCTTTCTTCAAGGTTTCTTAAATGGTTACAATACCATGGATGTGATTGCTGGCTTGATCTTTGGCATCTTGGTCGTGCGGTCCATCCACCAAGTTGGGGTGACAGAAGACCGGGACGTAGCCATGGGAACCATTAAGAGTGGGGCCTTGAGCATGGGCTTGATGGCTGTGATCTATTTCCTCCTGACCATGTTGGGGGCCCGGAGCTTGGAAGACATTGGCCTGGCCCAAAACGGGGGCGAAGCCTTGATCCAAATTGTATCCACTAAGTTTGGCGTCTTTGCGGGGATCCTGCTCTTCGTGGTTATGTTTGTGGCCTGCCTCAAGACCGCCATTGGCCTCATCGTCTCCTGTGCGGAAACCTTTGCGGAGATCTATCCCAATGTGCTCGACCAGGAGAAATGGACCTATGTTTTTATCGGGATTTCCTTTGTGATTGCTAATGCGGGCTTGAATGCGATTTTGGCTTGGGCAGTCCCCTTCTTGGCCTTTATGTACCCCCTCTCGATTGTGATTGCCCTCCTTCACTTGGTGCCAGCTTGGACGAAGCGACCAGTGATTATGCGCTGGACCCTGGGCTTTACCCTGGTTCCTGCTTGCTTTGACCTCCAGCATGCCCTGCCTACAGGGTCAATTCCAGCTTTAGATCATTTTGCCACGGCCGTTTTTCCATTCTATAGCTATGGTTTTGCCTGGGTCCTCCCCGCCATTCTTGGCCTCTTCATTGGTCTCGTTCATTCCTATGTTATTAGAAAAGATTAA
- a CDS encoding MetQ/NlpA family ABC transporter substrate-binding protein has protein sequence MKASFKKLGLLTAAAFALVACSNGASSDDQASSGSSAEPTKLKVGVVGDVEREVWEDVAERAKDKGVDLDVQVFTDYVQPNKALADGSLDLNAFQHMAFLHDFNGSEQQDLQPVGYTYISAMAAYSDKVESLDDLKDGAEIAIPNDATNGGRALLLLELAGVIEIDDNAGISPTPNDITENPKNVKITELDAAQVPRSLGDADAVVANTNYAVDAGLNPFKDGIFIDTEDLAKVGTQYKCIIATQKDRANDEAIKKVVETYQTPETEAKIKEVTDGADQKAWSDNDNISADYKALDEQVKAAKKK, from the coding sequence ATGAAAGCAAGTTTTAAAAAATTAGGGCTCTTAACAGCGGCTGCCTTTGCCTTGGTAGCTTGTTCGAACGGGGCTAGCAGTGATGACCAAGCAAGCAGCGGTTCATCCGCTGAGCCAACCAAGCTCAAGGTAGGGGTAGTTGGCGATGTGGAACGCGAAGTATGGGAAGATGTTGCGGAGCGTGCTAAGGACAAGGGGGTTGACCTAGATGTCCAAGTCTTTACCGACTATGTTCAACCTAACAAGGCTTTAGCTGATGGATCACTCGACCTTAACGCCTTCCAACACATGGCCTTCTTGCATGACTTCAATGGCAGTGAACAACAAGACCTCCAACCTGTCGGCTATACTTATATTTCAGCCATGGCGGCTTATTCCGACAAGGTTGAGTCATTGGATGATCTCAAAGATGGCGCTGAAATTGCTATCCCTAATGATGCAACCAATGGCGGTCGGGCCTTGCTCCTCTTAGAATTAGCAGGCGTGATTGAAATTGATGACAATGCTGGCATTTCACCAACCCCTAATGACATCACCGAGAATCCAAAGAATGTTAAGATTACGGAATTGGATGCGGCTCAAGTGCCACGTTCACTTGGGGATGCCGATGCGGTTGTTGCCAACACTAACTATGCCGTAGATGCTGGTTTGAATCCCTTCAAGGACGGGATCTTCATCGATACCGAAGATTTAGCCAAGGTTGGGACCCAGTACAAGTGTATCATTGCCACCCAGAAAGACCGTGCCAATGATGAAGCCATTAAGAAGGTTGTTGAAACCTATCAAACGCCTGAAACAGAGGCCAAGATTAAGGAAGTAACCGATGGCGCTGACCAAAAGGCTTGGTCTGATAATGATAATATCTCTGCAGATTACAAGGCTCTCGATGAGCAAGTGAAGGCTGCCAAAAAGAAATAG
- a CDS encoding YdcF family protein: MKRFFLGAILALGLALAFISLSYFVIMDHLIVDETPKQADVIIVPEGMITEERAERAANLYRGGYSRSGKLIVSPYDQINGAYYAEHGVPESAIVNDATATSTYENATHSLKMMEEAGYSSALVVSSDYHMLRTKMIFERVNRRYGFDLTFVAAYHRQGDHWVTWKEGPDYIQDFAQQEFYKYWAYLLYLYHFVNH; the protein is encoded by the coding sequence ATGAAACGATTTTTTTTAGGAGCCATTCTAGCTCTCGGGCTAGCTTTGGCTTTTATTTCTTTGTCATATTTTGTGATCATGGATCATTTAATTGTGGATGAGACGCCCAAGCAAGCTGATGTGATTATTGTGCCAGAAGGGATGATTACAGAGGAGCGGGCCGAACGGGCGGCTAACCTTTACCGGGGAGGCTATAGCCGGTCTGGTAAGCTGATTGTGTCGCCCTATGACCAAATTAATGGCGCATACTATGCCGAGCATGGGGTGCCAGAGTCCGCTATTGTCAATGATGCCACAGCGACCTCTACCTATGAGAATGCGACCCATAGCTTGAAGATGATGGAAGAGGCAGGCTATAGCTCCGCTTTGGTTGTTTCTTCAGACTATCATATGCTGAGGACCAAGATGATCTTCGAGCGGGTCAACCGTCGCTATGGCTTCGACCTTACCTTCGTTGCCGCCTACCACCGCCAGGGCGACCACTGGGTGACTTGGAAGGAAGGACCGGACTATATCCAAGACTTTGCCCAGCAAGAATTCTACAAGTACTGGGCTTATCTCTTGTATCTTTATCATTTTGTGAACCATTAG
- a CDS encoding sugar O-acetyltransferase, giving the protein MLSHYEKMRAGQWYDANYDPDILAKREAAKSRAHRFNQVDPADRKEAEAALAKLLGDLSEGLEVMAPLYVDYGDNIHFGKHCFVNHACYFMDGARIEFGDHVFIGPYCGFYTAAHPLRAEARNAGLEQARPIKVGSDCWFGANVSVMPGVSIGSGSVIGAGSVVTKDIPENSLVMGVPGRVIKTIDQDQGNSFTNEP; this is encoded by the coding sequence ATGTTAAGTCACTATGAAAAAATGCGCGCCGGCCAATGGTACGACGCCAATTATGATCCGGATATCCTCGCCAAGCGAGAAGCAGCAAAAAGCAGGGCCCATCGTTTCAACCAGGTCGATCCTGCTGATCGCAAAGAAGCTGAGGCTGCCTTAGCTAAGCTGCTAGGGGACCTAAGTGAAGGCCTGGAAGTCATGGCACCGCTTTATGTGGACTACGGCGACAATATTCACTTCGGCAAGCACTGCTTTGTCAATCACGCCTGTTACTTTATGGATGGGGCCCGAATTGAATTCGGGGACCATGTCTTTATTGGCCCTTATTGTGGCTTCTATACGGCAGCCCATCCCCTGAGGGCAGAAGCCCGCAATGCCGGCTTGGAGCAAGCCCGACCTATTAAGGTTGGTTCTGACTGCTGGTTCGGGGCTAATGTCTCCGTGATGCCAGGCGTCAGTATCGGTTCGGGCTCTGTGATTGGGGCCGGGTCGGTGGTTACCAAGGATATCCCAGAGAACTCTCTCGTCATGGGGGTCCCCGGCCGGGTGATTAAGACGATCGACCAGGACCAGGGCAATTCATTTACAAATGAGCCTTAG
- a CDS encoding GNAT family N-acetyltransferase, translated as MESVAYRKASLADLDRLEDILKASIQYLADQGVDQWQNGEVTIDHIRSVIEADQAYVCLDEGKNILAFFVLADEDPAYDDLAEGAWQTEAPYYAIHRVMISLKQRGQGLSRTVFTTIKNIAKADGKRSLRVDTHPDNRVMQHILEREGFKRTGSTYLANGGFRWTYDYALI; from the coding sequence ATGGAAAGTGTAGCTTATCGCAAGGCCAGCTTGGCTGATCTCGATCGATTAGAAGATATTTTGAAGGCCAGCATCCAATACTTGGCCGACCAGGGAGTGGACCAGTGGCAGAATGGGGAAGTAACTATTGATCACATTCGCTCAGTGATTGAGGCTGACCAGGCCTATGTCTGCTTAGATGAAGGAAAGAACATTTTGGCCTTTTTCGTGCTAGCTGATGAAGACCCAGCCTATGATGACTTAGCTGAGGGGGCTTGGCAGACAGAGGCCCCTTACTATGCGATCCACCGGGTGATGATCAGCCTTAAGCAAAGAGGCCAGGGGCTCAGCAGGACTGTCTTCACAACGATCAAAAACATTGCTAAAGCAGATGGGAAGCGGTCGCTGCGGGTGGATACCCATCCAGATAATCGGGTCATGCAGCATATCCTTGAACGGGAGGGCTTTAAGCGCACGGGGTCGACTTACTTAGCCAATGGGGGCTTTCGCTGGACCTATGACTATGCATTAATTTAA
- a CDS encoding methionine ABC transporter permease has protein sequence MMDFLTNLLPNVSEIPDEFVTATIETIYMTILTCIIGFALGIVVGIFLVLTMPGGLKENRVAYSILDKIVNIFRSIPFVIMMALLVGVTRFIVGTSIGTTAAIVPLVVATVPFFARQIQNALIEVNPGVIEAALSMGLSTWQIVSRVYLKEALPGIIRVSALSIINVIGLTAMAGTIGGGGLGNLAITRGYNRFQTDVTIVSTIIILIIVFISQAVADWYVRRIEH, from the coding sequence ATAATGGATTTTTTAACGAATTTATTGCCTAATGTGAGTGAAATTCCAGACGAATTTGTCACAGCGACGATTGAAACGATTTATATGACCATCCTGACCTGTATCATCGGTTTTGCCCTGGGGATTGTGGTGGGGATCTTCCTCGTTCTGACCATGCCGGGTGGCTTGAAGGAAAATCGTGTGGCTTATAGCATTCTGGATAAGATAGTGAACATCTTCCGTTCCATTCCTTTTGTTATTATGATGGCCCTCTTAGTGGGCGTTACCCGCTTTATCGTAGGGACTTCAATCGGGACAACTGCCGCTATTGTGCCACTTGTTGTGGCCACAGTGCCTTTCTTCGCCCGTCAGATTCAGAATGCCTTGATCGAAGTGAATCCGGGTGTGATTGAAGCCGCCCTCTCTATGGGTTTGAGCACTTGGCAAATCGTTAGTCGTGTTTATCTTAAAGAAGCACTGCCAGGTATTATCCGGGTTTCTGCCTTATCGATCATTAATGTGATTGGCTTAACCGCTATGGCCGGTACCATCGGGGGTGGGGGCTTGGGTAACCTGGCTATCACCCGGGGTTACAACCGTTTCCAAACCGACGTGACGATTGTTTCAACTATCATTATTCTGATTATTGTCTTTATTTCCCAAGCGGTTGCTGACTGGTATGTCCGCCGCATTGAGCATTAG
- a CDS encoding DUF975 family protein — protein MKLDLSNRTIRQHEKPISHSNFWRILGDMVIGFLVVFALDYLIDQLISLDPQQGLTIRFGLTPLLNLISTLASSLFSMGIMWGLVRLVRHGGSYDQGSLVQPFKEKLGRNILALFLLALIGLIPTIVVGVLSGFGFMSAIILSTEEWQGYAAFFGIFILAGIILGIIATWLDLSLAMVSPLLGDYPEMGAWQVMKESFRMMKGNRWKLLGLILTYIWIPILIVIVSIVAFFAYAIATSPVQGPSYVLAFSLFFFALLVAALIGLYYSLRLNVAKALFYTALEDKEKGTSCFPGQGLAGQGEAL, from the coding sequence ATGAAACTTGACCTAAGTAATCGAACCATCCGTCAGCACGAAAAACCCATCAGTCACAGTAATTTTTGGCGCATTTTAGGGGATATGGTGATTGGCTTTCTTGTTGTTTTTGCCCTCGACTATTTGATTGACCAGTTGATCAGCTTGGATCCCCAGCAAGGCTTGACCATTCGCTTTGGCTTGACTCCCTTGCTCAACCTGATCTCAACGCTAGCTTCCAGTCTTTTCTCTATGGGGATCATGTGGGGCTTAGTGCGTCTGGTTCGCCATGGCGGCTCCTATGACCAGGGAAGCTTGGTTCAGCCCTTTAAAGAAAAATTGGGCCGCAATATCTTAGCCCTCTTCTTGCTTGCCTTAATTGGCTTAATTCCAACGATAGTAGTGGGGGTTCTCTCTGGCTTCGGTTTTATGAGCGCTATCATACTGTCTACTGAAGAATGGCAAGGCTATGCAGCCTTCTTTGGAATTTTTATTTTAGCAGGGATCATACTAGGGATTATCGCCACTTGGTTGGACTTGTCCCTAGCTATGGTTTCGCCGCTCTTGGGTGATTATCCCGAGATGGGAGCTTGGCAAGTGATGAAGGAAAGCTTCCGTATGATGAAGGGCAACCGCTGGAAACTTTTAGGCTTAATCCTAACTTATATCTGGATTCCAATCCTAATCGTCATCGTCAGCATTGTCGCTTTCTTTGCTTACGCCATTGCTACAAGTCCTGTGCAAGGGCCTAGCTATGTCCTGGCTTTCTCACTCTTCTTCTTTGCCCTCTTAGTAGCGGCCTTAATTGGACTCTATTACAGTCTGCGCCTGAATGTGGCCAAGGCCCTCTTCTACACCGCCCTAGAAGATAAGGAAAAGGGAACGTCTTGCTTCCCTGGACAAGGTTTAGCTGGGCAAGGCGAAGCCCTCTAA